The DNA window CGATTTCGTGGGCGCCCTCCTCGACCGCATATCGGATCTCGGCAAGACGTAGCTTCAGCGGCATGAGGCCCGCCGGAAAGCCTGTTGCGACGGAGGCGACCGGAACGCCGCTGCCTTCCAGCGCCTTTACCGCATGCGGCACCATTGTCGGGTAGACGCAGACCGCGCCCGTCGTCAGCTTCAGCGCAGCGATGCCAAGGCCCTCGACGATATGTGGGGCGACAGGCTGCCTGGCCTTGGCGCACAGGCGCCGCACACGCTCGGCCGTATCGTCGCCGGCGAGTGTGGTAAGATCGATGCAGCGCACGGCGTTCACCAGCCACGCGGCTTGCCACTCCTTCTTCACCGAGCGTCGGGCAATCAGGCTCGCTGCCCGCCGCTCGGCCGCGCTGCGGTTTGCAGGATGCCCTTCGAACATCTCCGGCCGCAGCGCCGTACCGGGATTGCGGCGGTTACTAGCGGCCGCGATCGGGGCTGCGGATGCGGATTCGATATTCATGGTGTTCTCCCAGAAATGCACATTGGTGAGTTCCGTCATCACGCTCATGGCTTGAACAGAACTTTGGAGAAATGAATATCCTTCGCCGCAAAGCGCTGAAAGATGCCCGGCAATTCGGCCAAATCCAGATCGTGCGAGATCAGGAATTCCCAGCGGAGTTCCCCGGTGCCGAACTTTTCCAGCGTCGTCGTCCACTGCGGACCCGGGAAGGGCGGCCCGAAGCTGTTCCACGAGCCGTGCAGGGAAACCTCCTGGCGCAGGAAATGCTGAAAGGTCTTGTTGTCAAGTTTCACGTCGGGTACGGGAATCCCGATGAAGGTGACATGCCCGCCGGGACCGGCCAGCGTGACCGCGCTGTTGATCGTCGCGTCGATGCCAACCGCCTCGATCACGAGGTCCGCGCGCACGTCGCTGGAGGGCAGGTCCTGGGAGAGAATGCAGTGCGACGCTCCCGCCTCGCGGGCAAGCTCCAGCTTTTCCTCCGAAACGTCGATAGCGACCACCTCGCTCGCGCCCATGAGCCGCAGCCACTGGATGGCGAACAGGCCGATGGGGCCGCAGCCGACCACGGCGCCGGTCTTGCCGACGGAGATGCCTCCCGCCTTCCAGATCGCGTGAAGCGCAATGGAGGCCGGGTCTGTCATGGCGATGGCACGGGGGTCCAGATGTTGCGGCGCCTTGATCAGGTTGCCGACCGGGACGGCGACATATTCCGCATAGGCGCCATCGCGACGGCTGCCGAAATAGTCGTAGTCGGTACAGCGCGAGAAATTGCCGGTGAGGCACTGGCTGCATTGGCGGCACGGCAGCAGCGGCGCGATCGCCACCAGTTCGCCGACACTCCACCCCTCGGCACCCTCGCCAAGCTCGCTGATGCGGCCGGCGAACTCGTGCCCCGTGATCAGGGGCATTTTCCAGGCGCCCTTAACCAGCATGCGCGGCAGGTCGGAGCCGCACACCCCGACCGAGGCCACGCGCACGAGGACATGGCCTGGACCTGCTTCCGGCCGTGGACGTTCCTCAAGCCGGATGTCGCCGGGCGAATGAAGCACGATTGCACGCATGGCATTATTCCTGTGGTTGGTCGTCGTTCTTCCATCTGTCGCCAGCGCGGCGCGAGCCACCGCCGTCAGCCTTGAGCCGAAAGCGTTCGGTTCATCCGCGCGAAATACGGCGACAGCGTCGCCAGCGCGTCGATATAGGCGTCGACACAGGGGGTGTAGGCGGCCGTCATCTCCAGACGCGCCTTTGTCTCCGCGACAGGCTTGCCGGCGAACCGACGCGCCGTATCCGCCATGTCAGGGAACAGTCCGACCGCATGGCCGGCGATTATGGCGGAGCCCAATGTACCGAATTCCTCGCGTTCGAGGGAGCGGTAGTCGATCCCCAGCACGTCCGCCTTGATCTGCCGCAGCAGCGGGCTGCGGGCACCGCCACCGATGTTGATGGCGTGATGCGGATCGTAATCAGGCGCGATCTCGCGCACG is part of the Chelativorans sp. AA-79 genome and encodes:
- the deoC gene encoding deoxyribose-phosphate aldolase, whose translation is MNIESASAAPIAAASNRRNPGTALRPEMFEGHPANRSAAERRAASLIARRSVKKEWQAAWLVNAVRCIDLTTLAGDDTAERVRRLCAKARQPVAPHIVEGLGIAALKLTTGAVCVYPTMVPHAVKALEGSGVPVASVATGFPAGLMPLKLRLAEIRYAVEEGAHEIDIVITREHVLGGNWTALHHEVRAMREACGAAHLKAILATGDLQTLRNVYGASMVAMQAGADFIKTSTGKEGINATLPVSLVMIRALRDYHDATGYKVGFKPAGGMRSAKDALNWQFLMMEEMGREWLEPSLFRLGASSMLADIERQLEHFVTGRYAASSRHALA
- a CDS encoding galactitol-1-phosphate 5-dehydrogenase, encoding MRAIVLHSPGDIRLEERPRPEAGPGHVLVRVASVGVCGSDLPRMLVKGAWKMPLITGHEFAGRISELGEGAEGWSVGELVAIAPLLPCRQCSQCLTGNFSRCTDYDYFGSRRDGAYAEYVAVPVGNLIKAPQHLDPRAIAMTDPASIALHAIWKAGGISVGKTGAVVGCGPIGLFAIQWLRLMGASEVVAIDVSEEKLELAREAGASHCILSQDLPSSDVRADLVIEAVGIDATINSAVTLAGPGGHVTFIGIPVPDVKLDNKTFQHFLRQEVSLHGSWNSFGPPFPGPQWTTTLEKFGTGELRWEFLISHDLDLAELPGIFQRFAAKDIHFSKVLFKP